Below is a window of Haloterrigena alkaliphila DNA.
CCATCGTCCTCGGCGATCGAATCGCCGTCCGACTCGGCGACGACTCGCCGTCGCTTCGCCGCGCGCTCGCCATCGGTGCCGTCGTGGTCTGTGCGAGCCTCCTCGTCCCGGTCTTCGGCGCGCTCCTGGCGATGGGGCTGGCGACCGTCGCCATCGGGGCCGACGCGCGACGGCGCTTCGACCTCGAGCGGTGGCTCGGAATCGACGACGAAGGGAACCGTGAACCGACTGCGACCGCCGCTGCGGGATCGACCGTCGACTGGGATGCCCGTCGCTCGAGCGAGACCGCGGTCTGGAAAACGAACGAGGATCGGCCGTCCGCGACCGCAAGCGAGCGGGACGCGAATGCTACGGCGGAAGTGATCGATCGAACCGAGTCCGACGTCGACGGGCCGCGCAAAGGCGACCGCCGGGCGGACGAGGCGTGGACGGTCGACGACTGGGAGTGGGACATCGGAACGGACGCCGACCGCGAGGACGAGACGGAACCGGAGCCGGCCGACGACTCGTGATGCCGGGGTCGGTGTCGCGGTCGGGCGTCGTCGCCGTCCTCCTCGCGGTCGTACGCTATCGCCGGCCCTATCCTCCTCGCGGTCGG
It encodes the following:
- a CDS encoding ABC transporter permease, whose product is MFPPPADAAVTIGLRTLAAAVSSAATPLASVADGSFRPLWVAVGALLVTVGVGAVLIAGFPTATRRVSGDAVERPDLSFAAGFVVLFGLLVAVALPMTGATYLGISALDPLAGIVSLPGLLGWAALLLVGGTLGAIVLGDRIAVRLGDDSPSLRRALAIGAVVVCASLLVPVFGALLAMGLATVAIGADARRRFDLERWLGIDDEGNREPTATAAAGSTVDWDARRSSETAVWKTNEDRPSATASERDANATAEVIDRTESDVDGPRKGDRRADEAWTVDDWEWDIGTDADREDETEPEPADDS